The following are encoded in a window of Anopheles gambiae chromosome X, idAnoGambNW_F1_1, whole genome shotgun sequence genomic DNA:
- the LOC1271994 gene encoding protein wings apart-like — MESAASVAAAEQEQPPQEPQEPPLVLLRLEKPCLPQATVYAEQAQQQEEEVVVQQREEKLQNGASGVNGASEQSPPPSPPPVGERSHCCEPAATPPSGGDGQEQGGLITALAPAAAAALGPTGPAPDQPAENHNTLGTNVVGASTAPCSGAQQIVYVRGAQTCAPEATPLGHCDNVVRIQIVPADEQEEPAQDDSLVKDEEEKCVKCEGEEGQEDCNNNNSSSSKCPAQSVTVVSVVPDSQPPPPRPSSSSSSSSSSSSSSSTTSSSSTVLVTVTFEDRTLVRVASPDPPEPPTSTAAMVQKKRHEPADLDGAPYVYYMAARSAGGSTGGSSGGSSGQCSPSDMLDSGTCSDIELTPPPLPKKMSQRLRASSGAIKKSLADGGDMVRPAVTPPPPVSAPPTPPLAAAAAPPPPVSGVDNDDDDNGPDSVISVAHQHEQRLQHQQQETARNRQNAEQTVDGYDTGRTAQHQHAASLISATDSDGSESCLSCDSLNFEQLQSSLVVVAAAEAEEEEEGQQLAVLAKRTGGGPALPDSLLAAIRGSRPKVYCTDDDDDDAAADADDEPDEDEERKVARLPPPPVTHHGGQRSGGPLDLNSFASAAAAAAAVAASSTTTTRTLLMDKINSLEAGRAVRHDQPDQQPSSNLPLLHHHHHHHPINERAPSSCSASSHTAESVRSNQFESDRYYKFHLNERAAGEQQGATRPGSPDTRPGPSAGAATAAADDDDESFAGLRDLSNGTSTIRSNKGTVRGVKNRVRNGIATFLQMQQTGMKNYKDKEAGKVVVYSTSMGIVRETYTKCANVKQILRTLLVKFEERDIFMSSEYQQEIRERMQSDTINIPQVFVDGQHIGDAECIERLNESGELRKMLKPYKCLESPYMCKVCGGYRLLPCPSCGGSKKSIHRNHFTAEFVALKCMNCDEVGLVKCHNC, encoded by the exons aTGGAGTCGGCAGCctccgtcgccgccgccgagCAAGAGCAGCCGCCCCAGGAGCCCCAGGAGCCGCCCctggtgctgctgcggctAGAAAAACCATGCCTCCCGCAAGCAACGGTATATGCCGagcaggcgcagcagcaggaggaggaggtggtggtgcagcAGCGGGAGGAGAAGTTGCAGAATGGCGCTAGCGGGGTGAACGGCGCGAGCGAACAGTCCCCCccaccatcgccaccgccGGTCGGGGAACGTTCCCACTGCTGCGAGCCAGCCGCGACGCCACCGTCGGGCGGGGACGGGCAGGAGCAGGGCGGGCTCATAACGGCACTTGCCCCTGCAGCCGCTGCAGCGCTGGGGCCGACCGGGCCTGCGCCCGACCAGCCGGCGGAGAACCACAACACTCTCGGCACGAACGTCGTCGGTGCGTCAACGGCTCCGTGCAGCGGTGCGCAACAGATCGTGTACGTACGCGGTGCGCAAACGTGCGCTCCAGAGGCAACGCCGCTCGGCCACTGCGACAACGTGGTGCGCATACAGATTGTCCCGGCAGACGAGCAGGAGGAGCCGGCGCAGGACGATTCGCTAGTGAAGGACGAAGAAGAAAAGTGTGTGAAGTGTGAGGGCGAGGAAGGGCAGGAggactgcaacaacaacaacagcagcagcagcaagtgtcCGGCGCAGAGTGTAACGGTCGTGTCGGTCGTGCCGGACtcacagccaccaccaccccggccatcctcttcctcctcctcctcctcctcctcctcctcctcctcctccaccacctcctcctcctccaccgtgCTGGTGACGGTCACGTTCGAGGATCGGACGCTGGTGCGCGTCGCATCGCCCGACCCGCCGGAACCACCGACCAGCACCGCCGCGATGGTGCAGAAGAAGCGGCACGAGCCGGCCGACCTGGACGGTGCCCCGTACGTCTACTACATGGCGGCCCGGTCGGCCGGCGGCTCGACCGGCGGCTCGAGCGGCGGCTCGAGCGGCCAGTGCTCGCCGAGCGATATGCTCGACAGTGGCACCTGCAGCGATATCGAGctgacgccgccgccgctgccgaaAAAGATGTCGCAACGGTTGCGCGCGTCGTCCGGCGCGATAAAGAAAAGCCTCGCGGACGGGGGCGATATGGTGCGGCCGGCAGTgacaccaccgccgccggtaTCGGCACCACCGACGCCACcgctcgcagcagcagcagcaccgccaccaccggtaTCGGGGGTTgataacgacgacgacgacaacgggcCGGATAGCGTTATCAGCGTGGCGCACCAACACGAGCAGCGgctccagcaccagcagcaggagaCGGCCCGCAACAGACAGAACGCGGAGCAGACGGTCGACGGTTACGACACGGGGCGGACGGCCCAGCACCAGCACGCAGcaagtctcatctcggcgaCCGATAGTGACGGGTCGGAATCGTGCCTGAGCTGCGATTCGCTCAACTTCGAGCAGCTCCAGTCgagcctggtggtggtggcggcggcagaggcggaggaagaggaggaaggaCAGCAGCTAGCGGTGCTAGCGAAGCGGACCGGTGGCGGTCCGGCCCTGCCCGACTCGCTGCTCGCCGCAATACGGGGCAGCCGGCCCAAGGTGTACtgcaccgacgacgacgacgacgacgccgcCGCGGacgcagacgacgaacccgacgaggacgaggagcGGAAGGTGGCCCGcctgccaccgccgccggtgACCCATCATGGTGGGCAGCGGTCCGGGGGGCCGCTCGATCTGAACAGCTTCGCgtcggcggcagcggcggcggcggccgtcgccgccagcagcaccaccaccacccgcacGCTACTGATGGACAAAATCAACAGCCTCGAGGCGGGCCGGGCGGTGCGCCACGATCAACCCGATCAACAGCCGTCCAGCAACCTGCCGTtgctgcaccaccaccaccaccaccacccaatcAATGAGCGGGCGCCGAGCAGCTGCTCGGCCAGCTCGCACACCGCCGAGAGCGTCCGCAGCAATCAGTTCGAGAGCGACCGGTACTACAAGTTTCATCTGAACGAGCGGGCGGCGGGCGAGCAGCAGGGCGCGACCCGGCCCGGCTCGCCGGACACCCGGCCCGGACCGTCGGCCGGGgcggccaccgccgccgccgacgacgacgacgagagCTTCGCCGGGCTGCGCGACCTCAGCAACGGCACGTCGACGATCCGCAGCAACAAGGGCACGGTGCGGGGCGTCAAGAACCGGGTCCGCAACGGGATCGCCACCTTTCTCCAGATGCAGCAGACCGGCATGAAG AACTACAAGGACAAGGAGGCGGGCAAGGTGGTCGTGTACAGCACCAGCATGGGCATCGTGCGGGAAACGTACACCAAGTGCGCGAACGTGAAGCAGATCCTGCGCACGCTGCTGGTCAAGTTCGAGGAGCGGGACATCTTCATGAGCAGCGAGTACCAGCAGGAGATCCGGGAGCGGATGCAGTCGGACACGATCAACATACCGCAGGTGTTTGTGGACGGTCAGCACATCGGG GACGCCGAATGTATCGAGCGGCTGAACGAGAGCGGCGAGCTGCGCAAAATGCTGAAACCGTACAAG TGTCTGGAGTCGCCGTACATGTGCAAGGTGTGCGGCGGGTACCGGTTGCTGCCGTGCCCGTCCTGCGGCGGCTCGAAGAAGTCGATCCACCGGAACCACTTCACCGCCGAATTCGTCGCCCTCAAGTGCATGAACTGTGACGAGGTCGGGCTGGTCAAGTGTCACAACTGCTGa